A stretch of the Tannerella serpentiformis genome encodes the following:
- a CDS encoding outer membrane beta-barrel protein — protein MKKFLMSAIVFALCSIGAANAQLEKGSVLVGGSIGDIQFGLGSGSYFSLNLTPRVGYFVQDNLAFGAKVNAGFTGQRGGNTTFSYGLNAFGRYYLGNKEVEIGPKEGHFFGEVGVGLGGVQGAPVGFNVNFGPGYAYFLNEHVALEALALYNGQFGKGSVNGLSLNVGLQIYLPVSKLEARAKSLKK, from the coding sequence ATGAAGAAATTTCTGATGAGTGCGATTGTATTCGCACTGTGCTCCATCGGAGCAGCAAATGCACAGCTCGAGAAAGGTAGCGTATTGGTTGGTGGAAGCATCGGCGACATTCAGTTCGGTCTGGGTAGCGGCAGCTACTTCTCGCTCAACCTCACTCCGCGTGTAGGCTATTTCGTGCAGGACAACTTGGCCTTTGGTGCCAAAGTGAATGCCGGCTTCACCGGTCAGCGCGGTGGCAACACCACGTTCAGCTATGGCCTCAACGCCTTCGGTCGTTACTATCTCGGCAATAAAGAGGTAGAGATCGGCCCAAAAGAAGGCCACTTCTTTGGTGAAGTCGGCGTCGGTCTGGGTGGTGTCCAAGGTGCACCAGTTGGATTCAACGTCAACTTTGGTCCTGGCTACGCTTACTTCCTGAACGAGCACGTAGCGCTTGAAGCATTGGCACTCTACAACGGCCAGTTCGGCAAAGGCTCCGTAAACGGTCTTTCGCTCAACGTAGGTCTCCAGATCTACCTCCCAGTTTCCAAACTGGAAGCTCGTGCTAAGAGCTTGAAGAAGTAA
- a CDS encoding DUF6261 family protein codes for MKHTIQIKKIGLDKLDNALHARFHCEACDLVREVNAKTTDIPTELSDEWYALARKEIDQAVEIRATVYTKAMHEKDAERTRAATFILGIVRIMRLSPDKAQVEAAHALHIVTRQFVRLQNLSTDRRSADLLSLIYDLKKPEHTAHIGRLGLTAALEALERLDGEYLTLSRQRRDERVEQKEQPAMLEVRHQSDEIYQHIIMLLQMAYLKANSEASRTELEALAERLTALTARINTSYKQSLSQRRARRQKATGTEEPKEVSLPTN; via the coding sequence ATGAAGCACACGATTCAGATCAAGAAAATCGGCTTAGACAAGTTAGACAACGCACTCCACGCACGATTCCACTGCGAGGCGTGCGACTTGGTGCGCGAGGTGAACGCAAAAACGACCGACATACCGACCGAATTATCCGACGAGTGGTATGCCCTGGCCCGTAAAGAGATCGATCAGGCCGTCGAGATCCGCGCCACGGTCTATACCAAGGCTATGCACGAAAAGGATGCGGAACGTACGCGAGCCGCGACGTTTATCCTCGGTATCGTGCGCATCATGCGGCTCTCGCCCGACAAGGCGCAGGTGGAAGCTGCCCACGCGCTGCACATCGTGACACGTCAGTTCGTGCGACTCCAGAACCTCTCCACCGATCGCCGATCGGCCGACCTGCTATCGCTCATCTACGACCTGAAAAAGCCTGAGCACACCGCACACATAGGGCGCCTCGGCCTCACCGCGGCATTAGAGGCGCTGGAAAGGCTCGACGGGGAGTACTTAACGCTGAGTCGACAGCGTCGAGACGAGCGTGTGGAGCAAAAGGAGCAACCCGCTATGCTTGAAGTGCGGCACCAGTCGGACGAGATCTATCAGCACATCATCATGCTGCTCCAAATGGCCTACCTCAAAGCCAATTCCGAGGCCTCGCGTACGGAGCTCGAGGCCCTGGCCGAACGTCTCACCGCCCTCACCGCCCGCATCAACACCTCCTACAAGCAGAGCCTCTCGCAACGTCGTGCCCGCCGCCAAAAAGCTACGGGGACGGAGGAGCCGAAGGAGGTATCTTTGCCCACGAATTAG
- a CDS encoding HigA family addiction module antitoxin — protein sequence MGNLGYGYTPTHPGEVLRDEIECRGISLSRLARQMGVSYRALNDILNERRSLTTRTAMRFEAALNVPADSLMRLQLKYDLHMAQTDKKLSGTLARIRQAAAVL from the coding sequence ATGGGAAATTTAGGCTACGGCTATACCCCGACGCATCCGGGGGAAGTGTTGCGGGATGAGATCGAATGCCGGGGCATCTCGCTTTCACGCTTGGCGCGACAAATGGGCGTCTCCTATCGGGCGCTGAATGATATACTGAACGAGCGGCGGTCGCTTACGACACGGACGGCCATGCGCTTTGAGGCAGCGCTGAACGTGCCAGCCGATTCTCTGATGCGCCTGCAATTGAAGTACGATCTGCACATGGCTCAGACCGACAAGAAGCTCAGCGGCACGTTAGCACGGATACGTCAGGCAGCAGCTGTTCTCTGA
- a CDS encoding TonB-dependent receptor plug domain-containing protein: MNRKRHLNRACTFRFRRFARKAYSAFSSMHRVVNIGVVAGCMLTFAHATQTAAQPAAAPDALPTDSLREETLEEVTVTASHLETPLSQTSKIVTVITRAQIEQAPVRSIQDLLVYAANVDVIQRGGHGVQSDISIRGGSADQTAVLLNGVNFSNPHTGHYSFDLPINLSDIERIEIVHGPSALIYGSSAFSGGINIITKQKVETPLYLAAEAGMHALRGGEVRGALEAGPTTSSLSVGHRASDGYIAGSDYAIWNAFWQTRVRFSGDNRLDIQAGYESKNYGANTFYTALYPNQYERTSSWAGSVKGAFGGALKVVPILYWNRHYDQFDLIKDTDKGRNFHRGDTYGANLIFQYTWRGGVTSLGGELRREEIISSKLGTPMATPNGHYTRSDARTIVSATAEHTWTWQRWAASAGVMMQRNTLLDGVRFYPSAGLAYRPTDDLKLNATWSRSTRMPTFTDLYYTTETHTANVGLKPERSESVDLGVTFTRPAVTLRLVGYLMWGRDVIDWVRDSGTAKWASWNFTEIDKQGVEMGATFRPGAIWPSMRGTVLNVDYARMNQTADSHGLESRYSLNYLRDKVTVGLQHPIFRGLTASWHFRAQKRMGSYRRYVDKKDMGLEPYPAFSTLDLKLNYAVRKFDFHLDLNNMFNVTYYDIGNVPQAGFWLMGGVAFKL; this comes from the coding sequence ATGAACAGAAAGAGACACCTGAACAGGGCGTGCACCTTCCGCTTCCGGCGGTTTGCACGCAAGGCATACAGCGCTTTCAGCAGTATGCACCGAGTAGTTAACATCGGCGTGGTGGCCGGCTGTATGCTGACCTTCGCCCACGCCACGCAGACGGCAGCACAGCCTGCGGCGGCACCCGACGCCTTGCCCACGGACAGCCTCCGCGAAGAGACGCTCGAGGAAGTGACCGTCACGGCTTCACACCTCGAGACGCCGCTCAGCCAGACGTCCAAGATCGTCACCGTCATCACCCGCGCACAGATCGAGCAGGCGCCCGTCCGAAGCATCCAAGACTTGCTGGTCTACGCCGCTAACGTGGACGTAATCCAACGCGGCGGCCACGGCGTACAGTCCGACATCTCCATCCGCGGCGGCTCAGCCGACCAAACAGCCGTCCTCCTCAACGGCGTCAACTTCTCCAACCCCCACACGGGCCATTACAGCTTCGATCTCCCCATTAACCTTTCCGACATCGAGCGCATCGAGATCGTACACGGCCCATCAGCGCTCATCTACGGTTCGTCGGCCTTCTCCGGCGGCATCAACATCATCACGAAACAGAAAGTCGAAACTCCCCTCTACCTCGCAGCCGAAGCCGGTATGCACGCCCTGCGCGGCGGCGAAGTGCGCGGCGCACTCGAGGCGGGACCCACCACAAGCAGCCTCTCCGTCGGCCATCGCGCCTCAGACGGATACATCGCCGGCAGCGACTACGCCATCTGGAACGCCTTCTGGCAGACGCGCGTGCGCTTTAGCGGCGACAACCGCCTCGACATTCAGGCGGGCTATGAAAGCAAGAACTACGGCGCCAACACCTTCTACACCGCCCTCTACCCCAACCAATACGAGCGCACGAGCTCCTGGGCCGGATCCGTCAAAGGAGCCTTTGGCGGCGCACTGAAGGTGGTGCCGATCCTCTACTGGAATCGTCATTATGATCAGTTCGACCTCATCAAGGACACCGACAAGGGCCGCAACTTCCACCGCGGCGACACGTACGGGGCGAACCTCATCTTCCAATATACCTGGCGCGGCGGCGTGACCAGCCTCGGCGGCGAACTGCGGCGCGAGGAGATCATCAGCAGCAAGCTCGGTACACCGATGGCCACCCCGAACGGTCACTACACACGCAGCGACGCCCGCACCATCGTCAGCGCTACGGCTGAGCACACCTGGACGTGGCAGCGCTGGGCCGCCTCGGCCGGCGTGATGATGCAGCGCAACACCCTGCTCGACGGCGTGCGCTTCTACCCCTCGGCCGGCTTGGCCTATCGCCCGACGGACGACCTGAAGCTGAACGCTACCTGGAGTCGCTCGACCCGTATGCCGACCTTCACCGACCTCTACTACACCACCGAGACGCACACGGCCAACGTGGGCCTGAAGCCCGAACGCTCTGAGTCGGTCGACCTCGGTGTGACGTTCACGCGCCCCGCAGTAACGCTCCGCCTCGTGGGCTACCTGATGTGGGGACGCGACGTGATCGACTGGGTGCGCGACTCGGGCACGGCCAAGTGGGCGTCATGGAACTTCACGGAGATAGACAAGCAGGGCGTCGAGATGGGCGCCACCTTCCGCCCGGGCGCCATCTGGCCCTCGATGCGCGGCACGGTGCTCAACGTGGACTATGCACGCATGAATCAGACGGCCGACAGCCACGGCCTGGAGTCGCGCTACTCGCTGAACTACCTGCGTGACAAGGTGACCGTCGGACTGCAGCACCCGATCTTTCGCGGGCTGACGGCCTCGTGGCACTTCCGCGCGCAGAAGCGCATGGGCAGCTATCGCCGATACGTGGACAAGAAGGACATGGGCCTGGAGCCTTACCCGGCCTTCTCGACCCTCGACCTGAAGCTGAACTATGCCGTCCGCAAGTTTGACTTCCACCTCGACCTGAACAACATGTTCAACGTCACCTATTACGACATCGGCAACGTGCCCCAGGCCGGCTTCTGGCTCATGGGCGGCGTCGCATTCAAGCTGTAA
- the dxs gene encoding 1-deoxy-D-xylulose-5-phosphate synthase, protein MADSNQYHLLSRIDSPADLRKLAVDKLPAVCDELRKYIIDVLSERPGHLGASLGAVELTVALHYVFNTPDDRIVWDVGHQAYSHKILTGRREAFHTLRQFGGIGGFPHPEESAYDTFIAGHASNSISAALGMSTAFEIAGEGGRHVVAVIGDGAMTGGLAFEGINNASIDPNNLLIVLNDNDMSIDRNVGGMNRYLVDITTSQTYNHIRYEVYQRLLKLNLISEDRRENILRFNNSLKALINRQHNLFEGFSIRYFGPIDGHDVGDLVKKLGDIKEMKGPKLLHIKTKKGKGYKPAEQSATVWHAPGRFNKDTGQRLLPERTNEPQLYQDVFGHTLVELAEKDQRITGVTPAMPTGCSMTYMMKAFPDRAFDVGIAEGHAVTFSAGMAKEGMIPFCNIYSSFLQRAYDQVIHDAAILKLHVVLCLDRAGLVGEDGVTHHGAFDLAYLRPIPNLIISSPLNEIDLRNLMFTAYKTDRGPFVIRYPRGKGELRDWQNEMELLPVGRGRRLREGTDVAVVTIGPIGNVARQAIEAAAAEGISAAHYDMIYLKPIDEELLHEIGRRYSRIITVENGTVVGGLGTAVMEFMMEHGYTPRVQRIGIPDRFIEHGSIAELYNLCGMDAPHILEAIRSLAGQKGGQA, encoded by the coding sequence ATGGCTGATAGCAACCAATATCATCTGTTGAGCCGGATAGATAGCCCGGCTGATTTGCGGAAACTCGCCGTCGATAAGCTCCCCGCGGTATGCGATGAGCTGAGGAAATACATCATCGACGTACTCTCAGAGCGGCCCGGACACCTCGGCGCCAGCCTCGGCGCCGTGGAGCTGACCGTGGCCCTGCATTACGTCTTCAACACGCCCGACGACCGCATCGTCTGGGACGTCGGGCATCAGGCTTATAGTCACAAGATACTCACCGGCCGACGCGAGGCCTTCCACACCCTCCGCCAGTTCGGCGGCATCGGCGGATTCCCCCACCCCGAAGAGAGCGCCTACGATACCTTCATCGCCGGGCACGCCTCGAACTCCATCTCTGCCGCCCTGGGCATGTCCACCGCCTTCGAGATAGCCGGCGAAGGGGGCCGACACGTCGTGGCCGTCATTGGCGACGGCGCCATGACCGGCGGACTGGCCTTCGAGGGCATCAATAACGCCTCCATCGACCCCAACAACCTGCTGATTGTGCTTAACGATAACGACATGTCGATCGACCGCAACGTGGGTGGCATGAACCGTTACCTTGTCGACATCACCACCAGCCAGACCTACAACCACATCCGCTACGAGGTCTACCAGAGGCTCCTCAAGCTGAACCTCATCTCCGAAGATCGGCGCGAGAACATCCTGCGCTTCAATAACAGCCTCAAGGCTCTCATCAACCGCCAGCACAACCTCTTTGAGGGCTTCAGTATCCGCTACTTCGGGCCTATCGACGGCCACGACGTAGGCGATCTGGTCAAGAAGCTGGGCGACATCAAGGAAATGAAGGGCCCCAAGCTGCTCCACATCAAAACGAAGAAAGGCAAGGGCTACAAACCCGCCGAGCAGTCGGCTACCGTCTGGCACGCGCCCGGGCGCTTCAATAAGGATACCGGCCAGCGCCTCCTACCCGAACGGACGAACGAGCCGCAGCTCTATCAGGACGTCTTCGGCCATACGCTCGTGGAGTTGGCCGAGAAAGATCAGCGCATCACGGGTGTCACCCCGGCCATGCCCACGGGTTGCTCCATGACGTACATGATGAAAGCCTTCCCCGATCGCGCCTTCGACGTCGGCATCGCCGAGGGCCACGCCGTGACCTTCTCAGCGGGCATGGCCAAGGAGGGCATGATCCCCTTCTGCAACATCTACTCCTCCTTCCTACAGCGCGCCTATGATCAGGTGATCCACGATGCAGCCATACTGAAATTGCACGTCGTGCTCTGCCTCGACCGCGCGGGCCTCGTGGGTGAGGATGGCGTCACGCACCACGGCGCCTTCGACCTGGCTTACCTCCGCCCCATTCCGAACCTAATCATCTCCTCCCCCCTCAACGAGATCGACCTCCGCAACCTCATGTTCACGGCTTACAAGACCGACCGTGGCCCCTTCGTCATCCGCTATCCGCGCGGCAAAGGCGAGCTGCGTGATTGGCAGAACGAGATGGAGCTGTTGCCCGTCGGTCGTGGCCGTCGACTGCGCGAGGGGACAGACGTAGCCGTCGTCACGATCGGCCCCATCGGCAACGTGGCGCGTCAGGCCATCGAAGCCGCCGCCGCGGAAGGCATCTCCGCCGCGCATTACGATATGATCTATCTCAAGCCCATCGACGAGGAGCTGCTGCATGAGATCGGCCGTCGCTACTCGCGCATCATCACCGTAGAGAACGGTACTGTGGTCGGCGGACTCGGCACTGCCGTCATGGAGTTCATGATGGAGCATGGCTATACACCCCGCGTGCAACGCATTGGCATCCCCGACCGCTTCATCGAGCATGGCAGCATAGCCGAACTCTATAACCTCTGCGGCATGGACGCCCCACACATCCTCGAGGCCATCCGCTCACTCGCCGGACAGAAAGGAGGCCAGGCATGA
- the trkA gene encoding Trk system potassium transporter TrkA has product MRVVIAGAGEVGRHLAKMLSRERHDIILLDPKEENLAFAKTGMEILPIVGNPTSLHDLENADVRDAHLFVSVTTEESTNITACMLASNLGARKTFARINNHEYLLPRNNELFQKIGVNSMICPEILAAKEIVAAIRRPWTRQYWELFGGGLILLGIKVRDDAPIINRSLIELMQHDKKCYHIVAIQRCNGEMIIPRGMDHIKSGDIVFVTTTREHIEDVRIKTGKQNPEVKKIIIMGGGRIAIKTAHFLPDNIHITIIEADRDKCAKISAQVPKNVLVIHGDGRDTDLLVQEGIDDAQAFVALTEIAGTNILACLAAKRYGVFKTIAQVENLDYISLAAKVDIGTVINKKLIAAGHIYQFLLDADVANVKCLAFARADVAELVAKPDSKITRKPIKDMRLPKDMTLGGLIRNGIPMMVEGDTQIRANDHVMVFCFDSAMRKLKDYFN; this is encoded by the coding sequence ATGAGAGTCGTCATTGCGGGTGCCGGTGAGGTAGGCCGCCATCTGGCGAAAATGCTTTCGCGCGAACGCCACGACATCATCCTCCTTGACCCTAAGGAGGAGAATCTGGCCTTCGCCAAGACGGGCATGGAGATCCTGCCCATCGTCGGTAATCCCACTTCGCTGCACGATCTGGAGAACGCCGACGTCCGTGACGCCCACCTCTTCGTCAGCGTCACCACGGAGGAGTCGACCAACATCACGGCCTGCATGCTGGCCAGCAACCTCGGTGCACGCAAGACCTTCGCCCGCATCAACAACCATGAGTACCTCCTGCCACGCAACAATGAGCTCTTCCAGAAGATCGGCGTCAACTCCATGATCTGCCCCGAGATCTTGGCCGCCAAAGAGATCGTAGCAGCCATCCGTCGGCCTTGGACACGACAGTACTGGGAACTCTTCGGCGGCGGACTCATCCTGCTCGGCATTAAGGTGCGCGACGATGCACCAATCATCAACCGCTCGCTGATAGAGCTGATGCAGCACGACAAGAAATGCTATCACATCGTAGCCATACAGCGCTGCAACGGCGAGATGATCATCCCCCGCGGTATGGACCACATCAAGTCTGGCGACATCGTCTTTGTCACCACCACCCGCGAACACATCGAGGATGTACGCATCAAGACCGGTAAGCAGAATCCGGAGGTGAAGAAGATCATCATCATGGGCGGCGGACGCATCGCTATCAAGACGGCGCACTTTCTGCCTGACAACATTCACATCACCATCATCGAAGCCGACCGCGACAAGTGTGCAAAGATCTCCGCACAGGTGCCCAAGAACGTGCTCGTCATCCACGGTGATGGGCGCGACACCGACTTGCTTGTGCAGGAGGGCATCGACGACGCCCAGGCCTTCGTGGCCCTGACCGAAATCGCGGGCACGAACATCTTGGCCTGTCTGGCAGCCAAGCGTTACGGCGTCTTCAAGACCATCGCACAGGTGGAGAACCTTGACTACATCTCCCTGGCCGCCAAGGTGGACATTGGCACGGTAATCAATAAGAAGCTCATCGCCGCGGGGCACATCTACCAGTTCCTCCTCGACGCCGACGTGGCCAACGTCAAGTGCCTCGCCTTTGCTCGCGCCGACGTGGCCGAGCTCGTGGCCAAACCCGACTCGAAGATCACCCGCAAGCCCATCAAGGACATGCGTCTGCCGAAGGACATGACCCTGGGCGGACTCATCCGCAACGGTATCCCCATGATGGTAGAGGGTGACACGCAGATCCGCGCCAACGATCACGTCATGGTCTTCTGCTTCGACTCAGCCATGCGCAAACTCAAGGATTACTTCAACTGA